Below is a genomic region from Polyodon spathula isolate WHYD16114869_AA chromosome 26, ASM1765450v1, whole genome shotgun sequence.
CGGAGACCAAGATTAGCGCTGTGGGCCACGACATTTAGAATTGATTTGTACTGAAGGATGGAAGCTGTAGCTCTGTATGTCTTTCAAGCTTCAGAGAATGATGAACTCAGTTTTAAAAAAGGGGATATACTGAAGGTAAgttaaatgcatttacaaagaatATAAAAGAACAATAATGTTAGTGATTATAATTCATGGACATACCATCCTTCTACCGACCtatacattattttttctattacgaatttgtatgtatgtttgtatgtatgtatgtatgtttgtatgtatgtacataacaGTAAATAATCATGCATATACCTAAATACCACCATATATGTCTGcctgtgtatgtactgtacttttttttgttcaagcaGCATTTTACTGTTGCGTTTTCACAGGAAACAGCTGCAAGTTGGTATTTTCTCCATGGGCTAGATTATAAACATGATAAGCATTTGATTAACCTGAATGTTTGCTTACTTCTTTGAAATGggaaaaaggaaataaatgtgGTCCCTATCCTGTAACAGGCTTTTGCAAACACAGTTTGTTTTTGGTTCATGTTATTTGTTATTCACGGTGCTGTGCGGAAGAGTGCAAAAGTGTAATACACTCACAGACACATGACTTCTCAAACAGCCACTGTTGCCTTCCGCTAGTCCTAtttaaaaagacagacagacaaaaatgtGGTTTGTTATTCCAGATCACAAACATGGAAGATGACCAGAACTGGTTCACAGCAGAACTGGGAGGGTTGAAGGGCTTTATTCCAAAGAATTATATTAAAGTAAAACCACACCCGTAAGTATCTCTGAAAACTGATGACACCGTGCAGTGTATTGACTGATCCCATCCCAGATTAAAAAGATTCATCAAAGAAAGCTCTTGTTAATGTGTCATAGCCAGTTTACAGCCATCATTTACAACAATCCtttgactaaataataataataataataataataataataataataataataataataataataataataataatcatcatcatctttggctataaataaattaacacaagGTTGTACATCCAAAACAAATCTaactgtcatttttaaatagcaaGTAGTGCAATATAAATGTGAAGATTACTAGCAGATACTGCAATCCCTTATTTTCACTTTTTCAACACTGCAGCCCTGTCTACAGGTTTCAGGAAggtaactccactcaaaactgtaGAGTTGTCTAGTAGTACAGTAAAAGCTAATCTGATATACTAATATTTCTataaatttttaaaatgtatttttcagtataTGAAGCTGAAACTGCTTAATTATTTATTCTCTTTAACTTTGCTTAGTGCTGCAATTAAAAGCAATTATATTAATGTATAAGGGTGTATTTTGCCAGGTGGTTTGCTGGACGGATCTCCAGACATGTTGCTGAAGAGAGGTTGTCTCGGCAACGAGAATGCGGTGCGTTCCTGGTCAGGGAGAGTGAGAGCTCCCCGGGAGAATTCTCTCTGTCCGTCAGGTAGGTTTGCAACTTAGAGCTTTCCTGCAAGTGGAAGgctatattttaattacatgcaCCCCTAAAGGCTGGCTTATAATAAACCATGTTGCATTCATTCATGCAGAAGACTAGGAAATGAAAAACACGATTTAGTGTGAACTATATGTCTTTAACTTCAGTAAAAGTAAGCTCAGAATTTTTGTGGTAGAGTCATTGAATGCTGTCTAGAAGTAGTTACATGTTGTGTCTGACTCCctttgataaataaaaaacaaataaaaaataatcacactGCTGTGGATGACTCAACTGGCACCACGCATCACCTGCATATAATTTGAATGGTTTTATGTTGTTCAGAATTGTAAAGCATAgtgttaataattttaaaattatgttaaaaaatCATTAGTGACAGAATCAGGAATGGAGCCGCCAAAAAGTGGAACCTAAACAGGCCGGCTTTCAGCAAACAATTCGATATTTCTTGCATTTCCCAATTGTAATGAAGGCTGTTTATTGTCAAACATATTAGTTCAACGCTTTCAAAATCATCAGAGCGAGTAAAACTTCCAGTCCAACAGGGggatttcaattattttttttttggaactgtgCAATAACCCTGTGGTTTCTGGGTAACTGCTTGCCAAGCCACATATTTGACAGCACCGAGCAGGATGTGAGGATGGGAAAGAACATCCTGGAGCTGCTTCCCCTAAAAGCCATTTTTATTGTtggctttcattttttaataagaatTGATTTTAGCATTGCACAGTTCAGTTGATAAGCtgttattagtattgttattgaGCATGTAAGAACGTGCTTTCACAAGAATCCAccaataaacaattaaattagaTGAGAAATGTAATTAACTCAACACCTATTGGGGTCATTATAGTGATAATAAGATGGTTAATAAATCACATGGAGAGGTAATTAGAGCTGATGAATATTAAACTCAGGAAAGTGAATGTTCTCAGGTGATTCATGTAAGCCTAAATTATTACTCAGTTTGGAGCTATGCGtaataacattaaacaaatattataataCTTTATAGAAGACATCCCCTCTATATCTAACTGAACTTCACATTTCAAGTGATGcaggctaaaatatttttttctttaaatacaaaaacatttgtaatgTCAAGTAAATTCACTATCTGCCAGCCCCTCCTTGCAATATGTTTGGATCACCTCAGGTAGCAGATGTTGGATTCAAAATTAATGTTATTGCTCACAGCTCTTTTCTTAGGTTTCGCTGTTCAATTATTTGAGATATTTGCCTGTGAGAGGATTGGGCTTGAATCAAAGAATCATGTGAAGACAGTTCTCTCAGCATGTTTCAAATTTGATCTAATTTTACTTGTGCTTTTGAACAAACAAGTCTTACCCAGGAAGTGGGATCAGCACGCTAAAGCAAGATTTAAACAGTGAATGAATCATTGTGAAGCAACATCAATCTTCTGTAGCACCAATAAATGTAAGCAAAAATGTGCGGCTTGTCGTCTTCTCTGAGGCTGAACATTAGTGTCCCCAATCAGATACTGAACATGCAAATACTTCATTGATGTAATCGGAGAACCACCTTAATAtcttaatatctttatttttttttttttatttccacagcTATAGTTCTGACACTTGAAAATCATTTTCTAGaaggaaaaatacaaattaacatcAATGACAGCTCTGTATactttgtagtttaaaaaaaaaaaattatatatatatatatatatatatatatatatatatatatatatatatatacacacatagacacacacacacacacacacacacacacacacacacacacacacacacacacaaatgcataaaACTTTTGTGACATTTGTGAACTGTTGGATTGAATTTAACTTCACATCATAAATAATAGGATAATAGCCAAAAGGTTGGGTGTATATCTTGTAGGATACAATGTCAGCCGTTACCATGTATAATATATCTATTGTATTAAGCAATGCTGGGTGACAGGATTGTCCTTCTCTCCCATTAGGTaagccccccaccccaccccccccaaaaaaaagaaagaaacgctgtTACGTTATCCaggacatttaaataaataaacacttatttaaaaatatacttggTTTCGATACTTTTTTTTAGCTATGTAAAGAATGTATTTCTGTGCTGCCTTGTCTTCTCGCATCAGCTGGAACAGGTGCtactgctgtgttgtgttctgtgGGGTAAGGCATGTCTTGCTGCTGGcactgctgtgttgtgttctgtgGGGTAAGGCATGTCTTGGTTCACTTCTTCTGACTACAATGTTGTATTGAAGTGCCTCCCCACCAATCCAGGTAAATTGGTCCAAGCTGGAATAATACTGATGCAATATAACAATTTATACGGTATGACCATTAATTTTTCTAAATATTAGACAGTTTTAATCCATTGGATAGCAAATTGCATAACAGCGCACAGCagtctaataataacaatgagtatggtttgttttaacattttttgggGGCAGACTTGACCACACCAAGCATTCAACAACACGTTCAACACCACATAGACGtcaacagcattttgctgtcgttcagGTTTATGATCAGCAGGCTGACATTCAAAAGCGATGACAACTTTATGCTATAATGAGGTATTCGTTACCCTTTgtctcaatttgtttaaaatattgtccTTGGGGCTTAATGACACATGTCAGTTGTCCCTTCAGAATAGCAGTGGTGCTTAAATAAGCAGCTATGGTCGAAATCCAATCAGGATCCCCTTACGACAGCCATTAACCCTTTAAGAATGAAAAGCCTTCAGTAATTAGCACAGTTTcctgggaaatatttaaaaagtcaCTTCTTAGGTGTAAATTACACCATACATTTATCTGAATTTATGTAATCTCAAGTTTCTTTTTGACAATAATTTGAAGGCAACcattcttttaattttttcagcAGGGTAACTGGATATCAGTTTCGGTCAActgcttttttggtttttttttacagaataataTTTTTTGAATAGCTCCTTGCTTATTACTATCAGCTTCTTAAAGTAGAATGGTTAGTAGTAATTATGTCTTATGGATTAGTTATAATCCGTTTGGATCTGATTAAATATGATGACTGACTATGAGCTGTATTGTGCAGCAGCAAGAGATATTTAATGTGTGCTCATGACCCTGTGGAGTTTAAAAACTGCCTTCTTTGCATTGTTAGTTCAGTGACACTTCTTGCCTGGGGAGCTACATGCAAAAGCAATATCCAGGTGTGGCAGCCACAGCCTTGTGACGGGGAAGTTTGCTGTTATATATTTCAGAAATACGTAAGCATGAAATACACTGAAGCAGGAAGAcggtaaagaggcaattggcatGGCTGATATGTAACCTTCTTAAAAGGGGATTTTAATGCCTCACATGGTGGAATATTATAAAAAGCAGCTGAGATCTTAAAGTGGAAGCATTTAGGAAAGGTTTGATGCACATATCTGCTAGAGTTCAATTCAATCTATTTACATTCAGTGTCATCTGATAAAGAATGGCAGTGGCAAAGCTAACAATGGGGAAAAGTTACCACACCAAATATACTCCAGAAACATTGAGCCAGAAATGAAATTATtcataaaaaagtatattatttaagaaagaaagaagtcaATTCCTCACACATGTGCACTACAGAAAGGATTTGCGAATGCAATATATATGGAAGTAACCCTTAGCTGAATTGAAAGGAGGTCTTTGAATGCAGGactgtgttttttaaaggagGCTTGAGATTTGGAGTTCTGTATGTGGCTTAGTTTCTTCTTGGGTGTTTCTCTTCTTCATAAAAGTAGAAACggttttatattatatagtatgtGTGAGCCCAACAGGGAACCCAGAGATTCTGTTTATAGCTCTCATTGAGTTTCCAAGGTTCCCTTTTTGGTGCTTCATCATTACCCTTTGCAGAATTCAATTGTACTTTACCTCCAATTGTACAATCTTACAAAATGCAGCAACTTCAGAAACAGCATTGGGGCAAAAGTACCCCATTCAAAAGGTATGTTAATATGTAAGTTATGTAATAGCTGGTAATTCTATAGCAAAGCAAATCCAGAAACTAGAATGCTTATATTAATCATCTGTGCTATAAGCTCTTCATTGATTGAAGCTTTCCTATATTGTAAAAcaccatattaaaaataattatagctTTCTAACAGACTTCAAAACCATTAGATTTTCTGTagaaggtgtttttattttgtattttaaatatagccCCAGCTTGATCAATAATTGTGTACGGTATATTGACACATTACTGTAGACGTACTGtatggttttctttttcattgccACGTTTTATTGAcagataacatttaaatatacaatttattaaaGGAGTGCTTGCCAAGGTTGTGAAATATTTGCACAGGCCCTTCTGTTcttttgttgatgttttttttcttgtattttaaacttCAATAACCTCTAGCACAGTTAGTTTTTATGGTctcttaatatttaaaaaaatgcacaaatgttcCCAAGTAACAGCAACTGGATGTTGTCAgaccttttttctctttttttagcTGAAGAGGAGATTTTGGTAatccaatatattttaaaacaactgttCTCATATTTAAAATACCTGGTTTTAGTTCAATCTGTTTGGTACATGAATTATAATGTAGCTACActgtgttacattatttaatacatgtacttgcaaaagaagaaaataagGAAAATAACATTGTTAAAGTACTGGTATCAAATTTAATCCACACAGTCATAGGCTTGTGTGCTAACTATATGCCATTATTAATGTACTGgaatctgaaaatatatatataattcaaagtATTGGCCAAATATACAATTGATCCATTACACGAATCTTCCACTTTGAGTTTACATTTCTTACCCCTCACCTAATTATCAATCCTCACGAGGCAGTTTCACTGTTTAATTGCACAATGCAAAGTAGGAGAAACCGAATTCTATTTACAATGGAAACCCATTACTCAGTGGATTGTATAGAGAAAATGCTGTTTCACACGTACAGCATTATTTCATTCATCCTGGGAGCTGCAGGAAATCAACGCTAGGTACTCTatggcagtggttcccaaccctggtgtctactggttttcattccactgagctctcagttacttaactaaacccttaactgagctgataatgtgcttaattaggctttttcttacttgttttcagctcttaaacagtttatAAATCTGTATAAAGTTCAacattctgtattaaaaatagaaatgatgTGGTGTGTAATTACTGAACTTAAATAATAGCCAGATTGATTTGCAAATAAATGAATCACCTTTTTTAATAGGTATGGATACACAaagtggatgagaaaaaaaaaaacaaaaacaaacagtagatATTAGATCATGAGATTTCCTGTTGACAATAGTTTCGTTGCTATTAGTGTACAATGTGAAGCTTACACATGTAGGGTGTTGTTACTTaatgacaaactgacaaaaaatgaaaaatgtgatactgtcaaaatactgcactactattatggcttccagtaaactTTTTCGATatcattttctttgattacatgatgtcaaataaaagatgtaaattatgttcataatcATATAgtctattttttttctcaatcttaaaattctaggtgatgaaaaaTTCTTCTGTATACTTTTTCTACCTTTTATGACATTTATAATTTTAAGCCAGCCTTATAAAAGCTTGCAGTTTTCCCAcacttttcccatagttatactatgcatttaccatttcatttttcagtataGTTTACCATACGTCTTGGGCTTTCCCATGGTTacctgtgttttaaaattaagcaAGCCTTATATAAAGTAGCCTTATATAAAGTAGTGATTGCAAAAGCATATACTTGCCATATAATGCATTGTAACAATGTCATTATAATGTTAATGTACTGatatttataagcacatttttttaaacaaacaaaaaaaaaacttgatttttattctgtttacagTTATGGAGATGTTGTGCAGCATTTCAAGGTCTTGAACGATGGACGAGGCAGGTATTTTATCTGGGAAGAACAATTCAACTCCCTCAATGAGCTGGTGGACTATTATCGAACAACATCCATCGCCAGGGAGCAGACGGTTTTCCTGAGGGATGAAGAGCGCACGTTTGAGGTATATAAGACTTTTAGAAGGGAGATAACTGAGTAGATCCTGCTCTCGGACCAGCATTCTTTATGGCCATTTTACTCAGTCTCTGTGGTGGGTGATTACAGATAGAGACAGACCATGACTTTCTTATGAGTATCAATCGATATGTCCCTGTTTACAAAAAGAATTTCCAGCTCACAATTCATCAGTAATGCTGTCttcttgtgacagagagcaaatgaatcctagtcagcaatctccctcctgatctgtgagggcgctgtttaACAGGAACAAAGTGCTAcgtactggttggtctggcagttcattg
It encodes:
- the LOC121300790 gene encoding GRB2-related adapter protein-like encodes the protein MEAVALYVFQASENDELSFKKGDILKITNMEDDQNWFTAELGGLKGFIPKNYIKVKPHPWFAGRISRHVAEERLSRQRECGAFLVRESESSPGEFSLSVSYGDVVQHFKVLNDGRGRYFIWEEQFNSLNELVDYYRTTSIAREQTVFLRDEERTFEKPKQAQALFDFVPQHLSELGFYRGDVIEVLDCSDPSRWKGRCHGKVGVFPSKYVQPTYH